In one window of Rhodanobacter sp. FDAARGOS 1247 DNA:
- a CDS encoding lytic transglycosylase domain-containing protein, protein MTGATHLAPGEKPEAPRPAVARAAAATACAPTASRFRGPQRRPDPRARPATPVPARHALVRRRRESTPREVPGRRGRWTAAFAAWRHFAARVPALVTASMPSAPRYLAPALLAAACLAIAIGFGGGRHPGHATTRATAQPAPGAPALVTAVPPREVTAPAAAPAIPPYAAEQRTPPAPSADRLLSEVSTMDLMMPIAEPDLDIRSRHSLWAQVGKTYGIDPLLLYSVALVESKSLYPDGRVAPTPWLFRVDDHLVRGDRQHVQLQMAAASQFGSAVQDVGIMQVYYPMHRDAVRDPLTLLDPRTNITVGAKILRDGMRRTRDRVMGVGYYHSRTPSLARGYGTAVLTVYDRLKAQHRKSARQGPVAR, encoded by the coding sequence ATGACAGGTGCGACCCACCTGGCGCCCGGCGAAAAGCCGGAAGCTCCTCGCCCCGCCGTGGCGCGCGCCGCGGCGGCGACCGCGTGCGCGCCGACGGCCAGTCGTTTCCGCGGACCCCAGCGCCGCCCCGATCCCCGGGCCAGGCCTGCCACGCCCGTTCCGGCGCGGCATGCGCTGGTGCGTCGGCGCCGCGAATCGACGCCACGCGAAGTGCCGGGTCGTCGTGGACGATGGACGGCAGCGTTCGCCGCCTGGCGTCACTTTGCGGCGCGCGTGCCGGCCCTGGTCACCGCCTCCATGCCATCGGCGCCGCGCTATCTTGCACCGGCGCTGCTGGCCGCGGCGTGTCTTGCGATAGCGATCGGCTTTGGCGGTGGGCGCCATCCCGGGCATGCGACGACTCGCGCGACGGCGCAACCGGCGCCCGGAGCGCCAGCCCTGGTCACGGCCGTGCCACCCAGGGAGGTGACCGCTCCAGCGGCGGCTCCGGCGATTCCGCCGTATGCCGCGGAACAGCGGACGCCTCCCGCGCCGTCCGCCGACCGCCTGCTCAGCGAAGTCAGCACGATGGACCTGATGATGCCGATTGCCGAGCCCGACCTGGACATCCGTTCGCGCCACAGCCTGTGGGCCCAGGTGGGCAAGACCTACGGCATCGACCCGCTGTTGCTGTACAGCGTGGCGCTGGTGGAGTCGAAGTCGCTGTATCCGGACGGCCGGGTGGCGCCAACGCCGTGGCTGTTCCGCGTCGACGACCATCTGGTGCGGGGCGATCGCCAGCACGTGCAACTACAGATGGCCGCGGCCAGCCAGTTCGGTTCGGCGGTGCAGGACGTGGGCATCATGCAGGTCTATTACCCGATGCACCGCGACGCGGTGCGCGACCCGCTGACCCTGCTCGATCCGCGCACCAACATCACCGTCGGGGCAAAAATCCTCCGTGACGGCATGCGCCGCACCCGCGATCGCGTGATGGGCGTGGGCTATTACCACAGCCGCACACCCAGCCTGGCCAGGGGTTACGGCACGGCCGTGCTGACCGTCTACGACCGGCTGAAGGCGCAGCATCGCAAGTCGGCCAGGCAGGGGCCGGTGGCGCGCTAG
- a CDS encoding DUF1415 domain-containing protein — MIPSPANELNADALPGDAPYLAATTRWLERAVIGLNLCPFARAPHVQGKLRMRVSQARDTDALLDDLCGELQSLNALTPEECETGLLIHPFVLGDFLDYNDFLDVADAAVQTLGLEGEWQVASFHPQYQFADSEADDVENFSNRSPFPTLHLLREASVERAMEQMSDTDAIYRRNQETLRRLGADGWQALWDDKAD; from the coding sequence ATGATCCCGTCCCCCGCCAACGAGCTGAACGCCGACGCCCTGCCCGGGGACGCGCCCTACCTGGCGGCCACCACGCGCTGGCTGGAACGGGCGGTGATCGGGCTGAACCTGTGTCCGTTCGCCCGCGCGCCCCACGTGCAGGGCAAGCTGCGCATGCGGGTGAGCCAGGCGCGCGACACCGACGCGCTGCTGGACGACCTCTGCGGCGAGCTGCAGTCGCTCAACGCGCTGACGCCGGAGGAATGCGAGACCGGCCTGCTGATCCATCCGTTTGTACTCGGCGATTTCCTCGACTACAACGACTTCCTCGACGTGGCCGACGCGGCCGTGCAGACGCTGGGACTGGAAGGCGAATGGCAGGTGGCCAGCTTCCATCCGCAGTACCAGTTCGCCGACAGCGAAGCGGACGACGTGGAGAACTTCAGCAACCGCTCACCCTTCCCCACCCTGCACCTGTTGCGCGAAGCCAGCGTCGAACGCGCGATGGAACAGATGAGCGACACCGACGCGATCTACCGCCGCAACCAGGAAACCCTGCGCCGGCTGGGTGCGGATGGCTGGCAGGCGTTGTGGGACGACAAGGCGGACTGA
- a CDS encoding YkgJ family cysteine cluster protein, with protein MNLSRAQPVDRYAESIDPGVHCNTCEAVCCRLTVVLMPDDHVPTWLIDRDEHGMETLAKGEDGWCAAVDPNTSGCTIYDERPGICRKFAMGSPSCRDERHKWFGATIPTAVHML; from the coding sequence ATGAATCTCTCCCGCGCACAGCCCGTCGACCGTTACGCCGAAAGCATCGACCCCGGCGTCCACTGCAATACCTGCGAAGCCGTGTGCTGTCGCCTCACCGTGGTGCTGATGCCCGACGACCACGTGCCCACGTGGCTGATCGATCGCGACGAACACGGCATGGAAACCCTGGCCAAGGGCGAGGATGGCTGGTGCGCGGCGGTCGATCCGAACACTTCGGGCTGCACCATCTACGACGAACGCCCGGGCATCTGCCGCAAGTTCGCGATGGGCAGCCCCAGCTGCCGCGACGAGCGGCACAAGTGGTTCGGCGCCACGATCCCCACCGCGGTGCACATGCTGTAG
- a CDS encoding pseudouridine synthase: protein MKLVKLIANLGYGSRKDVTALFRSGRITDAEGEVLYADDVVPYETIRVDDEPLDPPPGLVLMLNKPLGVTCSRKDPGRVVYDLLPPRYSVRSPALSSVGRLDRDTSGLLLFTDDGALLHRIISPKAQVTKVYEATLAQDLRGDEGALFASGSLMLESEKEPLAPANLEVLGPRHARLSVTEGRYHQVRRMFAATGNHVETLQRISVGRLALGELPLGEWRALDADEVALIFAP from the coding sequence ATGAAACTGGTCAAGCTGATCGCCAACCTGGGTTATGGCAGCCGCAAGGACGTCACGGCGCTGTTCCGTTCCGGCCGCATCACCGATGCCGAGGGCGAAGTGCTGTACGCCGACGACGTGGTGCCGTACGAGACCATCCGCGTCGACGACGAGCCGCTCGATCCGCCGCCCGGCCTGGTGCTGATGCTGAACAAGCCGCTGGGCGTCACCTGCTCGCGCAAGGACCCGGGACGGGTGGTCTACGACCTGCTGCCGCCGCGCTACAGCGTGCGCTCGCCGGCGCTGTCCAGCGTGGGCCGGCTCGATCGGGATACCTCCGGCCTGCTGCTGTTCACCGACGACGGTGCGCTGCTGCACCGGATCATTTCGCCCAAGGCGCAGGTGACCAAGGTCTACGAGGCGACGCTGGCGCAGGATCTGCGCGGCGACGAAGGCGCGCTGTTCGCCAGCGGAAGCCTGATGCTGGAATCGGAGAAGGAGCCGCTGGCGCCGGCGAACCTTGAAGTGCTGGGCCCGCGCCATGCCCGGCTCAGCGTCACCGAGGGCCGCTACCACCAGGTGCGGCGAATGTTTGCCGCCACCGGCAACCATGTCGAGACCCTGCAGCGGATCTCGGTGGGCAGGCTCGCGTTGGGCGAGCTGCCGCTGGGCGAATGGCGTGCGCTGGATGCCGACGAGGTCGCGCTGATCTTCGCGCCCTAG
- a CDS encoding class I SAM-dependent methyltransferase, producing the protein MTVAGVSAAAPDAALAALFVPFESGELSLPADGRVLFLRARAGVRLREMAQPGWLCEQGFLPFADELARNGLRVGEPAAGEKFSLVLLLPPRQRDEARALFARALQHVAAGGVLLAAMPNAEGAKSGEADLAKLAGAVQHQSKHKCRVFWSTPSADTVDHALLAEWLALDAPREIMDGYISRPGLFAWDRVDRASALLAAHLSADLRGSVADLGGGYGYLSAQVIARCPRVQAVDLYEAEARALEPARLNLARAKRAAGRELAVAVYWHDVTRGLARRYDAIVSNPPFHQGRADLPELGRAFIVSAAEALQPDGRLLLVANRHLPYEAVLASRFHEVRTLVVQEGFKVIEAVGVRG; encoded by the coding sequence GTGACGGTTGCCGGAGTTTCCGCTGCCGCGCCGGATGCGGCGCTGGCGGCCCTGTTCGTGCCGTTCGAGTCCGGCGAGTTGTCCTTGCCGGCGGACGGTCGCGTGCTGTTCCTGCGCGCCCGCGCGGGCGTGCGCCTGCGCGAGATGGCGCAGCCGGGGTGGCTGTGCGAGCAGGGCTTCCTGCCGTTTGCCGACGAACTGGCGCGCAACGGCCTGCGCGTGGGCGAGCCGGCGGCCGGGGAGAAATTTTCGCTGGTGTTGCTGCTGCCGCCGCGCCAGCGCGACGAAGCCCGCGCGCTGTTCGCCCGCGCGTTGCAGCACGTGGCGGCCGGCGGCGTGCTGCTGGCGGCGATGCCGAATGCCGAGGGCGCGAAGTCGGGCGAGGCGGACCTGGCGAAGCTGGCCGGCGCCGTGCAGCACCAGTCCAAGCACAAGTGCCGGGTGTTCTGGAGCACGCCGTCTGCCGACACGGTGGACCACGCCTTGCTGGCGGAATGGCTGGCGCTGGATGCGCCCCGCGAAATCATGGACGGCTACATCAGCCGCCCCGGCCTGTTCGCCTGGGATCGCGTCGATCGTGCCTCGGCGCTGCTGGCCGCGCATCTGTCGGCGGATCTGCGCGGCAGCGTGGCCGATCTCGGCGGCGGCTACGGTTATCTTTCCGCGCAGGTCATCGCGCGCTGCCCGCGGGTGCAGGCGGTTGACCTGTACGAGGCCGAGGCGCGCGCGCTGGAGCCGGCGCGACTCAACCTGGCCCGGGCGAAGCGCGCAGCCGGCAGGGAACTCGCGGTGGCGGTGTACTGGCATGACGTCACCCGCGGCCTGGCGCGGCGCTACGACGCCATCGTCAGCAATCCGCCGTTCCACCAGGGCCGCGCCGACCTGCCCGAGCTGGGCCGCGCGTTCATCGTCAGCGCGGCCGAGGCGCTGCAGCCGGACGGCCGCCTGTTGCTGGTGGCCAATCGCCATCTGCCCTACGAGGCCGTGCTGGCCTCGCGTTTTCATGAAGTGCGCACGCTGGTCGTGCAGGAAGGATTCAAGGTGATCGAAGCGGTGGGAGTGCGGGGATGA
- a CDS encoding carboxymuconolactone decarboxylase family protein: MLDWLQYRKELLGRIGEIGKLSPDTLKGYQTLSAAGEKTGHLDAKTRELISLAVAVTTRCDGCITVHVGEALKHGASREEIAEALGVAVAMNAGAALVYSARAMDAVSAHSGG, from the coding sequence ATGCTGGATTGGTTGCAATACCGCAAGGAACTGCTGGGCCGGATCGGCGAGATCGGCAAGCTGAGCCCGGATACCCTGAAGGGCTACCAGACGCTGTCCGCCGCCGGCGAAAAGACCGGTCACCTGGATGCGAAGACGCGCGAGCTGATCTCGCTGGCGGTGGCGGTGACCACCCGCTGCGACGGCTGCATCACGGTGCACGTGGGCGAGGCGCTGAAGCATGGCGCCAGTCGCGAGGAAATTGCCGAAGCACTCGGTGTCGCGGTGGCGATGAACGCCGGCGCCGCCCTGGTGTATTCCGCCCGCGCGATGGATGCGGTCAGCGCGCACAGCGGCGGTTGA
- a CDS encoding OPT family oligopeptide transporter, with protein sequence MSAKPASISAPRTELTVRGLIIGIVITLVFTAANVFFGLKAGLTFATSIPAAVISMAILRNFRNSTIQENNIVQTIASSAGTLSAIIFVLPGLVMVGWWTGFPFWITFGICATGGVLGVMYTIPLRRALVTDSDLPYPEGVACAEVLKVGGGDDSESTTEESSRAGLLAVMGGSVVSALFAIVVATRVFGSNVAQYFRLDDRGSATGYDFNLSFALLAVGHLVGLWVGLAMLFGAVIAWGWAVPHYTGLLVGVTGAAADVAQAAWSSKVRFIGAGTIGVAAIWTLAKLVKPVIGGLAAAMASSRARKSGQGASLPRTELDMPIGIVGLVSLLCLLPIAWLLGDFAGDTGLGDHLGLLLVGGLVFVVVMGFLVSAVCGYMAGLIGSSNSPLSGVGILVVIVAALLLVAGVQSQLPASAGKGLVAFALFATSIVFSVATIANNNLQDLKTGQLVDATPWKQQVALVAGVLVGAAVIPPVLDLVNQAYGFAGMPGVDPARALAAPQAGLISALAQGVIQGNIDWSLIILGGAIGVVLIIIDAVLGRASKSASLPPLAVGLGIYLPTSTTLMVVVGAIVGWYFDKRADRARDPEATKQLGVLLASGMIVGESIIGVVIAAIVVFSGKEAPLALVGGGFANAAIWIGGIAFIAVNVALYRWVARLGRTPAAG encoded by the coding sequence GTGAGTGCAAAACCAGCTTCCATCAGCGCGCCACGCACCGAGTTGACCGTGCGTGGCCTGATCATCGGCATCGTGATCACCCTGGTGTTCACCGCGGCCAACGTGTTCTTCGGCCTCAAGGCCGGCCTGACCTTCGCCACCTCGATTCCGGCGGCGGTGATCTCGATGGCGATCCTGCGCAACTTCAGGAACTCGACCATCCAGGAAAACAACATCGTGCAGACGATCGCCTCGTCGGCAGGCACCTTGTCGGCGATCATCTTCGTGCTGCCCGGCCTGGTCATGGTCGGCTGGTGGACCGGCTTCCCGTTCTGGATCACCTTCGGCATCTGCGCCACCGGCGGCGTCCTGGGCGTGATGTACACGATCCCGCTGCGCCGCGCGCTGGTCACCGATTCCGACCTGCCGTATCCGGAAGGCGTGGCCTGCGCCGAGGTGCTGAAGGTGGGCGGCGGCGACGATTCGGAATCCACCACGGAAGAGAGCAGCCGCGCCGGCCTGCTCGCCGTGATGGGCGGCTCGGTGGTCTCGGCGCTGTTCGCCATCGTGGTGGCCACCCGCGTGTTCGGCAGCAACGTGGCGCAGTATTTCCGCCTCGACGATCGCGGTTCGGCGACCGGCTACGACTTCAACCTTTCCTTCGCGCTGCTGGCGGTCGGACACCTGGTGGGGCTGTGGGTCGGCCTTGCCATGTTGTTCGGCGCGGTGATCGCGTGGGGCTGGGCGGTGCCGCATTACACCGGGTTGCTTGTTGGCGTCACCGGTGCCGCGGCGGACGTGGCGCAGGCGGCGTGGAGCAGCAAGGTGCGCTTCATCGGCGCCGGCACGATCGGCGTGGCGGCGATCTGGACGCTGGCCAAGCTGGTCAAGCCGGTGATCGGCGGACTCGCCGCGGCGATGGCCTCGTCGCGGGCGCGCAAGTCCGGCCAGGGCGCCAGCCTGCCACGTACCGAGTTGGACATGCCGATCGGCATCGTCGGCCTGGTCAGCCTGCTGTGCCTGCTGCCGATCGCCTGGCTGCTGGGTGATTTCGCCGGCGATACCGGCCTGGGCGACCACCTGGGCCTGCTGCTGGTCGGCGGCCTGGTGTTCGTGGTGGTGATGGGTTTCCTGGTTTCGGCGGTGTGCGGCTACATGGCCGGCCTGATCGGCTCGTCCAACAGCCCGCTGTCGGGCGTGGGCATCCTGGTGGTGATCGTGGCGGCGCTGTTGCTGGTCGCCGGCGTGCAGTCGCAACTGCCGGCCAGCGCGGGCAAGGGGCTGGTGGCGTTCGCGCTGTTCGCCACCTCGATCGTGTTTTCGGTGGCGACCATCGCCAACAACAACCTGCAGGACCTGAAGACTGGCCAGCTGGTCGACGCCACGCCGTGGAAGCAGCAGGTGGCGCTGGTCGCCGGCGTGCTGGTGGGCGCGGCGGTGATCCCGCCGGTGCTGGACCTGGTCAACCAGGCCTACGGTTTCGCCGGCATGCCGGGCGTCGACCCGGCGCGCGCGCTGGCGGCGCCCCAGGCCGGACTGATCTCCGCGCTGGCGCAGGGCGTGATCCAGGGCAACATCGACTGGAGCCTGATCATCCTGGGCGGCGCGATCGGCGTGGTGCTGATCATCATCGACGCGGTGCTGGGACGCGCCAGTAAGTCCGCCTCGCTGCCGCCGCTGGCGGTGGGCCTGGGCATCTACCTGCCGACCTCGACCACGCTGATGGTGGTGGTCGGCGCGATCGTGGGCTGGTATTTCGACAAGCGCGCCGACCGCGCGCGCGACCCGGAGGCGACCAAGCAGCTGGGCGTGCTGCTGGCCTCGGGCATGATCGTGGGCGAGAGCATCATCGGCGTGGTGATCGCCGCGATCGTGGTGTTCTCCGGCAAGGAGGCGCCGCTGGCCCTGGTCGGCGGCGGCTTCGCCAATGCGGCGATCTGGATCGGCGGGATCGCCTTCATCGCGGTCAACGTGGCGCTGTATCGCTGGGTGGCCCGACTGGGCCGTACACCCGCAGCCGGTTGA
- a CDS encoding pseudouridine synthase, translated as MKSPTPSFTRDARASTVHLPPGHWATVLDALCAHFAAISRAQWLDRIERGRVLDGQGGAITPQTPYRAGLRIHYYREVADEPVIPFGETVLHVDEHLVVADKPHFLPVTPAGGFVEQTLLRRLVLRLGNPALVPLHRIDRLTAGLVLFSASPASRAAYQALFRERRIDKRYEALAPALPGLVFPHLRRSRIVAGEPFFRMREAAGEANSETRIEVIEQGAGDWRYALFPRTGRKHQLRLHMAALGAPISGDPLYPALAEPAADDHLRPLKLLAKELAFVDPLSGQPRHFASALTL; from the coding sequence ATGAAGTCGCCCACGCCCAGCTTCACCCGTGACGCCCGCGCCAGCACGGTGCACCTGCCGCCGGGCCACTGGGCGACCGTGCTCGACGCGCTGTGTGCGCACTTCGCCGCGATCAGCCGCGCGCAATGGCTGGACCGCATCGAACGCGGACGCGTGCTGGATGGGCAGGGCGGCGCGATCACGCCGCAGACGCCGTACCGGGCGGGGCTGCGCATCCACTACTACCGCGAGGTGGCGGATGAGCCGGTGATCCCGTTCGGCGAAACCGTGCTGCATGTGGACGAACATTTGGTGGTGGCCGACAAGCCGCACTTCCTGCCGGTGACGCCGGCCGGCGGCTTCGTCGAACAGACCCTGCTGCGCCGGCTGGTCCTGCGACTGGGCAACCCCGCGCTGGTGCCGCTGCACCGGATCGACCGGCTCACCGCGGGCCTGGTGCTGTTCTCGGCCAGCCCGGCCAGCCGCGCCGCGTATCAGGCGCTGTTCCGCGAGCGGCGCATCGACAAGCGTTACGAGGCACTGGCGCCGGCCTTGCCCGGGCTGGTGTTTCCGCACCTGCGGCGCTCGCGCATCGTTGCCGGCGAGCCGTTCTTCCGGATGCGCGAGGCGGCAGGCGAGGCGAACAGCGAGACGCGCATCGAGGTGATCGAACAGGGCGCCGGTGACTGGCGTTATGCGCTGTTCCCGCGGACCGGAAGGAAGCACCAGTTGCGCCTGCACATGGCCGCGCTGGGGGCACCGATCAGCGGCGATCCCCTGTATCCGGCGCTGGCCGAGCCGGCCGCCGACGATCACCTTCGGCCGCTGAAATTGCTGGCGAAGGAGCTGGCGTTCGTCGATCCGTTGTCCGGACAACCGCGGCACTTCGCGAGCGCCCTGACGCTGTAG
- a CDS encoding YaeQ family protein, translating into MALNSTIYKVELQVSDMDRHYYATHALTLARHPSETEERLMVRLLAFALYAEDRLEFGKGISDEDEPALWRKAYTDEIELWIEVGQPDETRIRKACGRSRQVVVINYGGNAAEIWWNKNASALARNKNLTVLDIPVATVAELVALLQRGMRLQALIQDGQLQLMNDADAVAVEPFKRMVAAELVS; encoded by the coding sequence ATGGCACTGAACTCCACCATCTACAAAGTCGAACTGCAGGTCAGCGACATGGACCGGCATTACTACGCCACCCATGCGTTGACCCTGGCGCGGCATCCGTCGGAAACCGAAGAGCGCCTGATGGTGCGCCTGCTCGCGTTCGCGCTGTATGCCGAGGATCGCCTGGAATTCGGCAAGGGCATCAGCGACGAGGACGAACCGGCGCTGTGGCGCAAGGCGTATACCGACGAGATCGAGCTGTGGATCGAGGTCGGCCAGCCCGACGAGACGCGCATCCGCAAGGCCTGCGGTCGTTCGCGCCAGGTGGTGGTGATCAACTACGGCGGCAACGCGGCGGAGATCTGGTGGAACAAGAACGCCAGTGCGCTGGCCCGCAACAAGAACCTCACCGTGCTGGACATTCCCGTCGCCACGGTGGCCGAACTGGTGGCACTGCTGCAGCGTGGCATGCGCCTGCAGGCGCTGATCCAGGACGGCCAGTTGCAGTTGATGAACGATGCCGATGCGGTGGCCGTCGAGCCGTTCAAGCGCATGGTCGCCGCCGAACTGGTGAGCTGA
- a CDS encoding FKBP-type peptidyl-prolyl cis-trans isomerase, with protein MRWLLPLLTVFALAACSTPPPAHASGKVDKLTIIDTRVGTGAEAKPGMDVLVQYTGWLYDDSAKDKHGAKFDSSYDHGAPFNFPLGAGRVIDGWDQGVAGMKVGGKRTLLIPAELGYGARGAGGDIPPNASLVFDVELVDVSTH; from the coding sequence ATGCGCTGGTTGCTGCCCCTGCTCACCGTGTTCGCCCTCGCCGCCTGCAGTACGCCACCTCCGGCGCACGCCAGCGGCAAGGTCGACAAGCTCACCATCATCGACACCCGGGTCGGCACCGGTGCCGAGGCCAAGCCCGGCATGGACGTGCTGGTGCAGTACACCGGCTGGCTCTACGACGACAGCGCCAAGGACAAGCACGGCGCCAAGTTCGACAGCTCGTACGACCACGGCGCGCCGTTCAACTTCCCGCTGGGCGCTGGCCGCGTGATCGACGGCTGGGACCAGGGCGTGGCCGGCATGAAGGTGGGCGGCAAGCGCACCCTGCTGATTCCCGCCGAGCTCGGCTACGGCGCGCGCGGCGCCGGTGGCGACATCCCGCCGAACGCCTCGCTGGTGTTCGACGTGGAACTGGTCGACGTCAGCACGCACTGA
- a CDS encoding PA4780 family RIO1-like protein kinase has product MKTPKGLQDLIDEGVIDQVLRPLKSGKEASVYVVRSGEDIRCAKVYKDMAQRSFQARVQYQEGRKVRGSRQMRAMGKATKFGRKEAEAAWKNAEVDALYQLTAAGVRVPKPYGYFSGVLVMELVTDAEGYSAPRLGEVELSADTAREYHRFLMQQVARMLCVGLIHGDLSEYNVLVGPDGPVIIDLPQAVSASGNNNARTMLRRDVGNISISLSRFAPELLDTHYGEEMWALYELGELHPDSELTGHFEFDETIADVDSVMQSIIDAREEAIIRQQGREAAAQED; this is encoded by the coding sequence CGACGAAGGCGTGATCGATCAGGTGCTGCGACCGCTGAAGAGCGGCAAGGAAGCCTCCGTCTACGTCGTCCGCTCGGGCGAGGACATCCGTTGCGCCAAGGTCTACAAGGACATGGCGCAGCGCAGTTTCCAGGCGCGCGTGCAATACCAGGAAGGCCGCAAGGTGCGCGGCAGCCGGCAGATGCGCGCGATGGGCAAGGCCACCAAATTCGGCCGCAAGGAGGCCGAGGCCGCCTGGAAGAATGCCGAGGTCGACGCGCTCTACCAGCTCACCGCCGCCGGCGTGCGCGTGCCCAAACCCTACGGTTATTTCAGCGGCGTGCTGGTGATGGAGTTGGTCACCGACGCGGAGGGCTACTCGGCGCCGCGGCTGGGCGAGGTGGAACTGTCAGCCGACACCGCCCGCGAGTACCACCGCTTCCTGATGCAGCAGGTGGCGCGGATGCTGTGCGTGGGCCTGATCCACGGCGACCTTTCCGAATACAACGTGCTGGTGGGACCGGACGGTCCGGTGATCATCGACCTGCCGCAGGCGGTCAGCGCCTCGGGCAACAACAACGCCCGCACCATGCTGCGGCGCGACGTGGGCAACATCAGCATCAGCCTGTCGCGCTTCGCGCCGGAGCTGCTGGACACCCACTATGGCGAGGAGATGTGGGCGCTGTACGAACTGGGTGAACTGCACCCGGACAGCGAACTCACCGGCCACTTCGAGTTCGACGAGACCATCGCCGACGTGGACAGCGTGATGCAGTCGATCATCGACGCGCGCGAGGAAGCGATCATCCGCCAGCAGGGGCGCGAGGCCGCGGCGCAGGAAGACTGA